CCCAATAGTGTGATGAGGCTTGCCCCAACAACACCAAAGACAAGGGTATTCATTATGCTTTGTCTCGTGAGTAAAAAAGCCTTCTTATAGGCATCCAGAGACCATGAATCCATTACCAATGTTACCAGTGGAAAGACTACCACCACTGCCAATATTAGACAGCAAGCAATGACACACGGTATCTTCCACCGTCCCAGGAGATATTTATATGTTCTAGTATTAGTTCCTCTTCCCAGGGCCTCAAATGACCTACCCTTTAAATATATCCTCTCGACCACCATAAGTGAGACAGTCACACAGACTAGTGGTATGGAAAGGGCCACCGCAGCTTTTTCGTTATAAAAGGCGCTAAATTGGGTAAATATCTGGGTAGTGAGTACCTTTATATCAAGTAGGAATGGCACACCAAACTCAGACAGCGTCAAGATAAACACAATAAGCATCCCTGAAAATATACCCGGAGCGGCAAGTGGAAGCAGGACTTTCGTTATAACTCTGCCTCTTCCTTCAAAGATAAGACCGCTTTCCTCCATGTGGGTACCCACCCTTGAGAAGCTTCCTTCTGCTATCAACATTATGACGGGAAAGAAGGACAGTCCCAGTACCATAGCCCCACCAAAGGCACTATACATAAAGCTGGAAATCATATCTGCCGTCACGAATGGTATGCCTGAAATGAGGTTGTTTAGCAGGCCAGTCTTTCCCAACAGGTCGGCCCAGGCGAGACCGTAAATATACGACGGTATAATAAAAGGCACAAGAAAAAGTATTCTGTAAATGCCCTTAAACGGTAAGTCGGTTTTGCCAAAGAGAAAGCCCGTAAATATCCCTAAGATAGTCGAAAGTGTTGTAGTTAAAAAAGCAAGAAGTAGTGAGTTAAGAAAGAACAGGCCTGTCTTGTAGTCTGTAAACACTTCTTTATAACTTGAGAAAGAGGGCCTTCTATCTACCACAAAAGAGTCTCCAAACATCCACAGTATAGGCAGAAATACTAGGAAGAAGATGAGTGCCGCGGTAAGACCAAAGATTATCTTCTTTGTAATGGATGCCTCCTATACTCAATAGCCGGACCACTTTTTTAGATATGGGTATATCTCTTCCAGCTTATTGGCTACTTCTCTGTAATCTACCTCGGATTCCTCTATATCCCTAATAGTGACTATGTTTTCTGGTCCCGTAACCCAGGGACGGAGGGGTATCTGCACACATTCTGCATGAGCAAGCTTTTCCTCTACCTCTGCGCTGAGCAGGAAATCTAATAGTCTTTTTGCATTCTCCGGATTTGGCCCATTCTTTATCATGCAGACCATATTGGGCATTAGAAGCGCCCCCATACCTTCCTGGTCAGGATAGATCATACCTACGGGAGCGCCTTCCAGCATAGCCACATTGACATCATCTGTATCGGTTATACCTGCCGCCACCTCACCTCTTGACACTAGCCTCCTCACCTCACCATTAGAGGAAACTATCCTGACATCATTGGCCTTTAACGCCTCAAAAAACTGCGTGGCCTCTTCGTCTCCCAGGATCACAAAGAGTGCGGCTGCATGGATGGTTGTGGTACCAAAAAGGGGATTTGCTATAGCCACCCGACCTGACCACCTAGGCTTTAGAAAATCGAATATAGATTTTGGTATTTCTTTGGGTTTTACCAAGTTTTTATTATAAATAATTGCTCGTACCCTGGCAGAAAAACCCGTCCAATAACCTTTCTCATCCTTGTATATGTCAGGTATATCTCTGGCATTAGGAGATTTGTAAGGTTCTAGCATACCCCTTTTCTCCAGGAGTATTGGCCTGACAGGGTCGCCGCTCCAGAATACATCCGCCTGCGGGTTACTTCTCTCGGCAATGAGGCGGTTGACTATACCGGTACTTTTTGCCTCCTCAGTATCAAAGATTGCTTTTACCTTAATACCACTTTCCCCCTCAAAGTCTTTAAGGACAGGCCCCGAAAAGAGTCTGTCCACAGAGGTATAGACCACCACTTCCTGACCCACTACTTCTACCTTTGACAAGCTCGAGAAAACTGTCAGAAAAATTAGCGTGACAAAATACTTTCCCATCACTCTAAAGCCTTCACAACAAGGTTATCAAAATAGGTAATGGAATCGGCCTTTGTCCAGAGGCCGATTTTGCCTTTCTCAAAAGTGTTATCTTTCACTTCTAAATAAAACCTATCATCGTAACAACACAGAATTTTATCTCCATTATTTATGATCTTAATGGTATGCCATTCTCCCGGTGTAACTTTTAGATGCGCTGAGTCTAGTTGCTTGCGATTACCATTTACCACTTTGTAAACCCGGAAGTTATTTTCTAAAGGATTGGCCCGGGCAACATAGTAGTTATCAGGGTCTTGATAACGCCAGATTGGGCCACCCCCTTGGTCTTCATCTCCTGATACAGCCTTGAACTTCACTTCTAGTTCAAGGTCACCATAATCTGTATTTTCGATCACAGCTAAGTTGAAGTGATAGCCAGAGTTTTCATTTGAGGTCTGTGCTAATACATGAGGCGGGGTAAGGGCAGTTTCATCCTCAATTATTTCCCAACAGCCAAGATTTCCCATACCAGTTACCTGATTTGAAAATCCTTTAGGTAACTTCCCAACGCTTTCTTTATCAAAACTCCATAATGGGTCTTCAGTTCCACCAACAAATCGTAAAGTAATTGCCTCCGGGGAGACCGAGTGTTCCCAGTAGAGTTCGTCGTCGAGAACAGCAATAGCGCAGATGTTATCTTTGGTTGAATCAATTACAGCGTCATCATTGTGACCTGTATTGAACTTGCGCGACAACTCCAGTGTCCATTTCTTTCCGTCATGCGTTCCTTTACCGAGAACATCCGCCAGGCTGCCGGTAGGCTGACGATGTTCAAAGGAATCTACTAACTTACCCTTAAAGGCTATTGGTTTGGATTTCAAGTGGTAGGAAGACGTTCCCCCATCCAGAATACGTGCGATATAGACCTTTCCATGTCCACCCATTGAGTATTCGTGCCCACCACGGATTGGTTTCTGACTGATAATGTGTCGCTTATCGTCCACCCAACCCACGGGGTTACCACGTCCAGCCTTCCAGTGCCATACATCTGCAGTGTACTCGTGAACCAATGTCAACATAGAAACGACGAAGTCCCCTGTCATGGGAAATTCTATGGCAAACTGATCATCAGGGTTCGATGGCCGTTCATAGTCTTTCTTCTCGTCGTTCCAGACATACGGATCCCGCAAGTCATCCCTGGTGTCATCAGGCCATTGAGCCATTACATAAAAGGCATCATTGGTATGAAGGGCACGAAGGACTACCGGTTTTGGGTCACCACCTCCTATAGCTTCCCTCACCATAACAGTGAGGGGGTTAGCTTTTTCCCAAATCTCATCCATCTTCCCGTCTATAATTGGTGGCGTCTTTGTATAAGAGGACTCCAAAACGGGAGGCGTAATCTCAGCGCTCCATCCATATTGAAAACACAGGTGTGAAAGAACAACTACTGATATTACAAATTTTATCATACTATGGCTCTTCCTCCTTTATTAGACTTGTTAGTATCAAGTATGGGCCTGCTGAAAATCTGTGTAGGTACAGATCGTGCCGGAGGCATCCCTCCTACATTTTTTGGCCCATTTTGGTGGTTCGGCAACAGCCTCATTTAACACACACATTTAAACCTGTTAAAACCCCATTTGCCATACCGATTCTAACCCCTTGGAAGTTGGTATTGGAACCCCTGGGTGCTTCAAGGTTTAACCTCCCATCTTCTCCTCCGGGCTGGCCTTCTCCCTGCAGTCTTGTTCCCCTATCATGTTATCCACCACCGCCTGCCAATCGGTGGCAATGTATTCTGTTTTCTCTAAAACCCTTTCCAACGGATGGCATAGAGAACATTTGTCCTTGAAGAGCAAAACACGTTCTTTCGCTTTCTCCTCTAGGGCAACAACGGTAAACAACAAGCCTGTTAAAAAGTGTACCCTCATGCCCTTTTCAGACCTTTATACAGGTATTCAAAAAATTGGATACCTTCCTCTAGCAGGATGTTATCCTCGTCATATATATCCATTATCCCCTTTAACAGGAGAATAACCGCCTTCGCCTCCTCCTTCCCATACTTACCATCCTTGAGGTCGGCATCGTGGACAATCCTAGAAATTTCCCATGCGGCAGGGTCTTTGATGCCAAACCTCTTTAGCATGGTCTCTATAGTGCAATCATCCCCATGATGACTGAATTCGACCCCCACCATGTCAAAAGGTATAAACCCGCCAGGCAGTGGGTCTCCTGCCTTTTGAAAAGAGAAATTGGCCTTGGGGTCAATAAACCTCCTTATAAACCAGGCAGTAGCTAACCTGTCCACATGAGGTCTTTTGCGCGTTATCCACCTTTTCTTCCGAAAATCCTCCTTCCTCAGTGGGGTCAACACACCGGGATGCTTTCTTTGTCTTTTAGCCTCTACAGCCTTTGTGCAACGGAGGAAGAGCTTCTTAGTCTCTTTAGCGAGCGGAGCACTGAAAAAGTCTATCTCCGCCAAAGTCTTTAGTTTTTTTTCTATAGGAGTTAGCTCCTTATTCAAAACATCTCCCTCGGCAGCTGTTTTTTCCTTCCCTCGAGTAATCTTTTTGAGGAGGGATTCACATGCCGTTATTATTCCCCGATAGTCCGCATCTCTTGCGGTATTAAAGAGCCCGATAATGTCTTGATCCTCTAGGTTCTCTATGCCGTTTGTCTTCACCAGGGTGGCCTCTCCCCCCACGGACTGAATCTCCTGGCCTAGCCATTGGAAGTTCTCGTAAGTCCTCTCAGTTAAAGGGAGGATATAAACGGAATTCTTCAGGGAAACTGCCCCAAGTTGCCTGAATTTCCGCCACAGCCTCATCCTTTCCTTAGAGGCCTTCACGGGTAGGCTGTACATCAACAAGATCCACTGTAGTGTCATGTTATACGTATACCATATGTAATAGATAATACAATATTTTAGTTGAATTCCACACAATGTCAAGTATAACACTTACATTGTTACTAAGTTACTAAACAGGTTGTATAAGGGGGAACCAAAAATGAGATGGGCCATATTCTTAATATTGACGCTTTTGCCATCCCTTTCCTTTGCACAGGGGGAATGGGGTGGGCCTCTGCAGTCCTTATCTCAACAGGAAAGGGTGGAAATGGTAACTCTCATATTTAAGATGCACGTATATGACCTTGACCAAGCAAAGCACAAGAAGTTCTGGGAAATAGCAGATTCCCATAAATGGTCCGAAAAAGAGTTGCCGGAGTTGTTTGATAGGCTTTTCGGCAGAGGTACTGTGCGCCAGCGGTATATGCTACGGGCGGTCCTTAGTG
This genomic stretch from Candidatus Bathyanammoxibius amoris harbors:
- a CDS encoding ethylbenzene dehydrogenase-related protein, which encodes MIKFVISVVVLSHLCFQYGWSAEITPPVLESSYTKTPPIIDGKMDEIWEKANPLTVMVREAIGGGDPKPVVLRALHTNDAFYVMAQWPDDTRDDLRDPYVWNDEKKDYERPSNPDDQFAIEFPMTGDFVVSMLTLVHEYTADVWHWKAGRGNPVGWVDDKRHIISQKPIRGGHEYSMGGHGKVYIARILDGGTSSYHLKSKPIAFKGKLVDSFEHRQPTGSLADVLGKGTHDGKKWTLELSRKFNTGHNDDAVIDSTKDNICAIAVLDDELYWEHSVSPEAITLRFVGGTEDPLWSFDKESVGKLPKGFSNQVTGMGNLGCWEIIEDETALTPPHVLAQTSNENSGYHFNLAVIENTDYGDLELEVKFKAVSGDEDQGGGPIWRYQDPDNYYVARANPLENNFRVYKVVNGNRKQLDSAHLKVTPGEWHTIKIINNGDKILCCYDDRFYLEVKDNTFEKGKIGLWTKADSITYFDNLVVKALE
- a CDS encoding extracellular solute-binding protein, whose protein sequence is MGKYFVTLIFLTVFSSLSKVEVVGQEVVVYTSVDRLFSGPVLKDFEGESGIKVKAIFDTEEAKSTGIVNRLIAERSNPQADVFWSGDPVRPILLEKRGMLEPYKSPNARDIPDIYKDEKGYWTGFSARVRAIIYNKNLVKPKEIPKSIFDFLKPRWSGRVAIANPLFGTTTIHAAALFVILGDEEATQFFEALKANDVRIVSSNGEVRRLVSRGEVAAGITDTDDVNVAMLEGAPVGMIYPDQEGMGALLMPNMVCMIKNGPNPENAKRLLDFLLSAEVEEKLAHAECVQIPLRPWVTGPENIVTIRDIEESEVDYREVANKLEEIYPYLKKWSGY
- a CDS encoding chromate resistance protein; the encoded protein is MYSLPVKASKERMRLWRKFRQLGAVSLKNSVYILPLTERTYENFQWLGQEIQSVGGEATLVKTNGIENLEDQDIIGLFNTARDADYRGIITACESLLKKITRGKEKTAAEGDVLNKELTPIEKKLKTLAEIDFFSAPLAKETKKLFLRCTKAVEAKRQRKHPGVLTPLRKEDFRKKRWITRKRPHVDRLATAWFIRRFIDPKANFSFQKAGDPLPGGFIPFDMVGVEFSHHGDDCTIETMLKRFGIKDPAAWEISRIVHDADLKDGKYGKEEAKAVILLLKGIMDIYDEDNILLEEGIQFFEYLYKGLKRA
- a CDS encoding iron ABC transporter permease, with the protein product MVDRRPSFSSYKEVFTDYKTGLFFLNSLLLAFLTTTLSTILGIFTGFLFGKTDLPFKGIYRILFLVPFIIPSYIYGLAWADLLGKTGLLNNLISGIPFVTADMISSFMYSAFGGAMVLGLSFFPVIMLIAEGSFSRVGTHMEESGLIFEGRGRVITKVLLPLAAPGIFSGMLIVFILTLSEFGVPFLLDIKVLTTQIFTQFSAFYNEKAAVALSIPLVCVTVSLMVVERIYLKGRSFEALGRGTNTRTYKYLLGRWKIPCVIACCLILAVVVVFPLVTLVMDSWSLDAYKKAFLLTRQSIMNTLVFGVVGASLITLLGLAIGYFSEKARIYIGKGMEFSMVMLFAIPGTVIGVGLIRLWNRPDGFSQFVYGSFIIIIIGYVARFAPIAARTMADSYRQVPNNLVDAAEVAGAGWWRLKGKILIPLVGSGIMITWLLSFIFCVGEIGTTILVYPPGQETLPIALFTVMANSPTNVVAAVSVLLVVIVLVPVGMFLGIIHLVRTRLCWF